Below is a genomic region from Mucilaginibacter auburnensis.
TTTGATTCGGAAAACCCTGAACTTTCCGCCATTGTTGTCAATACTTTGTGTACTGAATTTATCAGTTACTATGGTGAACTGGTAAAAACCAATCAACAAAGATCCGTTGATTTTTTGTTTAAACTACTACAGATTAAGCGCGACACGTTGGACGCGCATATGTTGGCTTTAAAAAATTATAAAACCCGCAATCACGTATTAAATCTTAATGAAAAGGCCAAAAGCTTATACGGGCAGATGGCCGATTTTGAAACCCGCAGAGAAGAAGCCGAAAGAAATATACGTGCTACAAAGGCAACAATGGATAGCATAGACGGTAATTTTGATCCGAGGTTCAGGCGTTACAGCGAAAGCAATAAGTTGGGCGTTACACAAGATGTTATCTCCGCGCAATCGCAATTACATGCAGCTAATGATGCTTATGTACAAAGCGGATTTAATCCTATCTATCAACGTAAGGCAGATTCACTAAAGAACGTTGTAAGTAGAAATCTCGGCTCGTTATCCGACAAGTATGTTACCAGCCCGCTTTCAACCAAGCAGGATCTGGTTGATCAGCGCATGAGCCTTCAGATGCAAAATGATATTGCAAAAAACAGCACTGGCAGTATTAACAAAGAGCTGGTTAGACTGAATACCAAATTTGATGAACTTGTACCGCACGAAGCTGCCGTACAAGCGTTAGAACGTGCCATTGATATTGCCGGACAGGAGTATTTAGAGATACTGCAAAAATATAACCAGGCAAGTTTAGAATCGAGCTTCACTACCAAATTGAGATTACTTGAGGTAGCGGAGCCAGGACAGGCGCAGCCTTCAAAAAAGATGTTGCTGGTAATAATGGCTGGTATAGCCAGCTTTATAGCATGCATTGCGGTGTTGTTTTTACTTTTCTTCTTCGACAATACAGTAAAAAACGCCCGCGAATTAGCTAATCGCAGTAAAGCTCCTGTACTGGGCAACTTAAACAAGTTGTCTGAAAGATCCATTGATCTACGTGCGATCTGGGAAAATAACAATACTACCGTGGAACTTAAAAAGTTCAAAAATTTAATGCGGTCAACACGGTTTGAGGCAAGCAACGAGCTGAAGGATAGTAATATACTGCTTGTAAATAGCTTGTCATCCGGAGAGGGTAAAACTTTTTTTGCTCTTAACCTGGCATATGCGTATGTTCAGATCAATCAAAAGGTGCTGGTTATTGATGCTAACTTTGACAACCCGTCTATAACAAGTTCAACTAAAACTAATTTGTTTATTGAAGACCTGTTAAATCAAAGAACCAGTTTGCCACTTTCCGATCAAAAAATAACATTTATTGGTAATAAGGGTGGCGATACCTCTATACTTGAACTGAGCAGCAAAGAACGCATAAATGAATTGCTTCGATCTTTTAAACCTTTGTTTGATGTTATTATAATTGAGGCTCCTGCTTTAGATGCGTTAAACAGGTCAAAAGAATTATCAGAGTTTGCAGAAAAAATAATTACGGTTTTTGAAGCTAACCAAACCATATCTCAGGCGGGTAAGCACCAGATAGATTACTTAAGAAATCAAAAAGGTAAATTCATTGGCTGGGTTATTAACTTGGTAAATAACGACCAACTGGTAAGTGAATAACTGGTAAAATCATCTATTTAAATGACACTCATTGGCATTATTTGGATATTAGTTCAGGTTTTAATCGGATATAACCTGGTATTGCCGGTATGCATTTATGTTTTGTCGTTTTTCAAAAATTCCAACACTCCTGTTGAGGCTTCTGTTGAAGGAGATTACGGTATAATTGTAACTGCTTATGAGCAGGTTACCAACATTCCTGCTGTTGTAGAATCATTGCTAAGGCTAAACCACAGCAATTACATCGTATACATTGTAGCCGATAAATGTGATGTAAGCAGTTTAATTTTCAATGATGACCGCGTTGTTGTGCTTCGCCCTGAAAATACTTTGGCCAGTAATACACGTTCGCACTTTTATGCTATCAACAACTTCAGACGGCCACATGACAGGCTAACCATTATTGACAGCGACAACCTGGTTCATCCGGAGTATTTAAATGAGTTAGACCGCTACTTTTATAAAGGCTACATTGCGGTACAAGGCATCCGGGAAGCAAAAAATTTGAATACTACTTATGCTTGCCTTGATGCTGCACGAGATATTTATTATCATTTTTATGATGGTAAGTTATTGTTCAAAGTAGGCTCATCAGCAACTTTAGCCGGTTCGGGTATGGCTTTTACAACTGCATTATATCGTGATTGTTTGGAGCATTTAGATATTATAGGTGCCGGGTTTGATAAGGTTCTGCAATCGCAAATAGTTGGACGCGACGTGCGCATAGCTTTTACAGACCGTGCAAAGGTATACGATGAGAAAACAACCCACTCCGATCAATTAGTTAATCAACGGTCACGTTGGATCAATACCTGGTTCAAGTACTTCAAATTTGGCTTTACAATGCTTGGAAAAGGCATCACCACCCCAAGCTGGAATCAGTTCCTTTTTGGCTTGATACTGTTAAGACCTCCCCTGTTCATCTTCCTGCTATTGTCGTTGGTGTTTATGTTTATTAATATATTTATAAGCATAACAGCAGCATTTATATGGATGCTCGCTTTCGCTATATTCATAGCTGGCTTTTATTTAGCTTTAGCGCGTTCTGAGACAGATGCACGCATTTACCGCTCGCTAATTAATATACCTAAATTCATTTTCTTTCAGGTAATATCATTGATCAATGCACGTACAGCCAATAAAAGGTCGGTAGCAACCAAGCATACTTACACCAGCAGTGTTGACCCAATAACTAAAAGTGATGAGAGTTAACCCGGATGATGACGTTGTTAGAGGCACGGAAGTAAAGGCGGCTTATCAAAAAAAGGTTGACCGTATTACCCGAATTGTGGCATTGGTGGTTGCATTTTTAAGTACCTATTTTTTCATTATTAAAATTTTGTTTTTATGATGAAAGATGAACAGGCAATTGTACATCCTATTTTACACTTAAATAAATCAGAACGGCCTTCTCTGAGCGAACGCGTGCGCAACTCAGCAATTATTGAAAAACTGAGTAACCCACTCGGCATAGGTATTCTCGCTGTGATAGCGGCCATTATTGCCGTTGGTATAGCCAAATTTGGTGTTGTTTTTGGCGGACTTGTGGTTGTTGCGTTTGTAGGTTTACCTGCCATTTATTGTGTTGTGGCTTATCCGCGTTTTGGTATAATAATTTTGCTGATTTTAGCTTATGTACTGTTTTTATTAGGGCGTTTAGGCATACCCGGGCCAATGGGCGTTGTTGCCGATCTGTTACAAGGGTCGCTTATGTTGGGAACTCTGGTGCGGCTGCGGCGTCATAACGACTGGGAGTTTTTAAAAGGGCCGGTGTCAACCATGATACTGATTTGGATAGCGTATAACTTTTTACAGGTTGCTAATCCAAGCGCCATATCTCGCGAAGCGTGGGTATATACGGTACGTGGCATAGCCATAGTTATGCTAAGCTACTTTGTGTTCCTTTACAACATACGCTCTATTAACCTGGTGAGGTTTATTTTTAAACTATGGTTGGCGCTAAGTTTTTTCAGCGCCTTGTACGGAATGAAGCAAGAGTTTATTGGTTTTTCGGCAAGTGAAGAAGCATGGCTGCATTCAGATCCCGAAATAGCTGGCTTACTTTTTATAGCAGGGCACTGGCGTAAGTTCTCCATCTTTTCCGATCCTGTTGCCTTTGCTTACAATATGAACATGGCGGCTATATTTTGTGTGGCATTAATAGCAGGTAAACTGCCATTATGGAAGAAAGTTATATTGGTAATATTTACAGGTACCTTTCTTGTATCTATGCTTTTCTCGGGTACGCGCGCAGCCAATGTATTGGTTCCGGCTGCTATGTTTTTATTCGCTATTATTCGTTACAACAAACAAATATTGCTGTTAAGCTGCCTTGGCGTGCTGGGTTTAATAGTTTTGATCAACATTCCAACTGGTGATCCTAATTTATTACGTTTTCAAACAGCATTCAGGCCTAATGAAGATCCTTCTTACAAGCTACGTAAGTTTAACCAGGAGCGCATCAAACCCTACATTTACAGTCACCCAATTGGTTTTGGTTTGGGTGCTACGGGTGGCTGGGGTAAGCGCTTTGGTAACGGCTCTGTAGTTTCTCAATTTCAGCCAGACAGCGGTTATGTGCGTGTGGCGGTAGAATTAGGTCCGGTAGGACTGTTGATATTTTGCACACTAATGTTTGTAGTGATGAGGACAGGTATAAACAACTATTACCGCATCAGAGATCCTGAACTCAAAATGTATAGCCTTGGCGTACTGTTGGTGGTCTTTGCGTACAATATTGCCAACTTTCCTCAGGAAGCACTGGTACAATTTCCATCAAATGTTTATTTTTCTTTGGATATGGCTTTGATAACAGTTTTATATCGACTTGATAAACAAAAACGGCAACAACAAGCAACACAACTACAACAGGCAACGTAAACGGCAACATGTTAAACGGCGACATTATTAAAAACCGGGACATTATAGTGGTTGGGCAACAACCATGGGATGTTGAAATTGGCAGCAACTGCAAAAACATTGCGCTTGAGTTTAGTAAGCATAACCGCGTACTTTATGTAAACTCTCCGCTTGACCGCATAACCAAGCTAAAAAACGCTACAGACCCTAAAGTTAAAATAAGGATAGATGTTGTTAATGGCCGTACTGACAGTGTTGTACCAATAAAAGAGAACTTATGGAACCTTTATCCGGATGAGATCATTGAATCTATTAACTGGATGAACCATAATTTTATTTACACGTTTTTTAATAAGTTAAACAATAAACGCTTCGCGCGTAGTATTGATAAGGCGGCCAGGAAATTAGGGTTTAAAGACTATATACTTTTTAATGACAACGACATTTTCAGATGTTTTTATCTTAAAGAATTACTTAAACCAGCCATCAGCATCTATTACTCTCGGGATTACCTGTTGTTTGTTGACTACTGGAAAGTACATGGTAAAACCATGGAACCTGAGTTGATTGCCAAAAGCGATTTGTGTGTAGCTAATTCTACCTATCTGGCTTCGTACTGTAAAAAATATAATCCAAACTCTCATTACGTTGGGCAAGGGTGTGATCTGGAGATTTTCACATCCAACCAGCAGTTAGCCATTCCCGGTGATGTAGCCACCATAAACAAGCCGGTAATTGGGTATGTTGGAGCACTACAAAGTATTCGTTTAGATATTGAGTTGCTGGCGTTTATTGCCACAACGCGGTCAGATTGGAGTATTGTGTTAGTAGGGCCTGAAGATGAACAATTTAAAGTTAGTAGCCTGCATAATATACCGAACATACATTTCCTTGGAAGTAAGGACCCTTCTACCCTTCCGGCCTATATTAACTCCTTTGATGTGTGTCTTAATCCGCAACTGATCAACCAGGTTACCATAGGCAACTACCCGCGCAAAATTGATGAATACCTGGCAATGGGCAAACCAACCGTAGCCACCCGGACTGAAGCCATGAGCGTTTTTGAGGAGCACACGTATTTAGGTACAACTAAAGACGAATATGTGACTTTGATTGAGAAGGCTTTGTGGGAGGATAACCCCGAAAAACAACAGCAACGCATAGCCTTTGCAACCACTCACACCTGGGAAAATAACGTAAAAGAAATTTATAAAGCTATCAACCAAACAAAATAGTTTACAGATTGCCTTTCTTCATTTCATTGACGGCGAAATTGCAAGCCCGCGCAGTAAGCGCCATATAGGTTAACGATGGGTTCTGACTGGCTGATGAAGTCATGCAGCTTCCATCTGTTACAAATACATTTTTTACCGCGTGTAATTGATTGTTGCCATTCAATACCGATGTTTTAGGGTCTCGCCCCATGCGCGCTGTTCCCATTTCATGCACAGTGCTTCCACCCGGCTTTTTATAATTGAAAGTGTTGACGTCTGTAAAGCCTGCTGATTCCAGCATTTCTCCACATGAATTGCGGATGTCATCCATCATTTTTTCTTCATTTTCCCTGAAGGAAAAATCAACATTAATAAGCGGTAATCCCCATTTATCTTTTTGAGTGGAATTGAGTGATATTTGATTATCATGATATGGAAGGCATTCGCCCCAGCCAGCCATCCAAACAGTCCATGGGCCTGGCGTGGTCAAACCCTTTTTAAAGTCAGCACCAAAACTGCCAAAATTCATCATATCTGGCCATTCAGATCGTTCGCCGTGGCCTTGTATATTAAATCCACGTTTGTATCCCAGCCCTTCATCACCTTTTAAATTTCTATAACGCGGTATCAGGAAACCACATGGTCTGCGGCCTTTGTAATATTTATCTTTAAAGTCATTATGCTTGCCTGAAGCACCTGCAGATGAATGGTGATCCATCAGATTGTGGCCCAGCTCGCCGCTATCATTCCCCATACCTTTAGGAAAACGTTTCGATTTTGAATTAAGTAAAATGCCCGCAGTTGCTATGGTGGATGCGTTCAGAAAGATAACACGTGCATGGTACTCATAACTTTGCCTGGTTTCAGTATCTATAACACGCACTCCCGTAGCACGCTGTTTAGTATCATCATATAAAACTTCGGCTACTATAGAGAATGGCCTGAGCGTTAAATTACCTGTCTGCATTGCCGCCGGAATAGTTGAGCTATTGCTGCTGAAGTAACCGCCAAAAGGGCACCCCCTTGAACACAAATTTCTATTCATACACGGTCCCCGGCTGTCCCAACCTTTTGTAAGATTGGCTACGCGGGCAATAGTTAATAATCTGTCGGGAGTTTGTTTACGAATGGAGTTATTTAGATGATGCTCTATGCAATTCAATTCCATTGGCGGCAAAAAATCGCCATCGGGTAATTGGTTCAAATTCTCCTTGTTTCCACTAACACCTATGTATTTTTCAACATAGCTGTACCATGGAGCAATATCTTTATAGCGGATGGGCCAGTCAACTCCCACACCGTCTTTCAAGTTAGCCTCAAAATCAAGATCACTTAACCTGTAGCATTGCCTGCCCCATGTTAAAGAGCGCCCCCCTACCTGGTAGCCTCTGTACCACATAAAAGGCTTATCCTGAATATAGGGGTGATCTTTATCGTTCACGTAAAAAAGCGCGTTACCAGCGTTGCTCCCTGTTGACTGTATAGGGCTATCAGCTTTAAATTGCGGCGTATTATTTAATCCATATTCAAAATCCCATGGGTTCAGATTAGCTGTTGGATAGTCTTTAAGATGTTCAACATTTCGGCCTCGTTCAAGCAACAAGGTTTTCAGTCCCTTTTTGCAAAGTTCCATGGCTGCCCATCCACCGCTGATGCCAGAGCCAACTACTATTGCGTCAAATGTATTGCTGTTTTGTAATGCCATGTTATTTAGTTGCCCATGAAAGTTGATTGGGTTGCAATGGTACGCATGCTTCAAAGGTTACCGGCACGTAATCATAAGCCATGCCTTGTGTTGCTCCAATTTGTGAGGTGCAATAGCCTTCAACTGTAAGATCACGTAACTGATAAAAGAAGGGCGCACCTAAAAACTTGCGTTGCACCTTATTTAGTATACCAATTGAATATGTCGCTTTGTCTTCAAAATGCTTCATTATAGCATTTTTATTCGTCGGAGAACATTTGACGAATGACTTACCATATTTGTTTTCAGCATAGGCATCAACAGATTTTAGTCCGGCTAAAAATGATTGCTGCATTTTGACGTCGGTATTTTCTGTTATTATTTTGATAATGAAGTTTTCAACACCTGCATCTTTAGCCCCGGGAGTAGTAGTTCGCGGGATAATGGTCTCAACAAGCTCCGCTACAAGCGCCTTGTTTTTTGGAAGATCGGCTAATGGTATACCTTCACCCGGAGTAAGAAAATTGTAAACAGCCGTACCTGCGCCGCCAAGTGTTACCACAGCCGCCAAACTTTTTATAAGGGTTCTTCTGTTCATGGCTGGTATTTTTTTAACATGATATAATCTGCAGTATGTTTAACGTTACGATATACAGTTCTGGCCATACTGATAAAGAAATTATCACTTTGCCGCAGATCGCTACGTTTCATGGTACTTGGCTCATCGCTTGAATTGATCTGATCAAATATGCCTTTAATATTTTCATGGATCATTGCCTTGCCTTTATTTTTAAGGAAAGACATAGCCATGGTAAACTCTGTTTTATCGCCTTTTATACCTTCCGGATAGCGCCCAAATTTTTGAAAGAAAGTGCTTCTACGCAAATGTGGATGATCGCTATAAACATGAAACTTACGATAACCAGGATACCATATCTTAAAATCCATTTCAGAAAACCCATACTTGTAAGGCTTTAAATATGGATACTTAAAGTAAGCGTAGAATCTTATCAAGTCCACATCCGGCCGGTCATGCATTATTTGCAACGCATTGGTCAGATGGAGTTTATATCCCGGGAACGGATCAAAATCCTCCTGAACATAAAGTGTATAAGGCGTTTTTACAGCGTCCTGTCCCTTATTAATGTTGTTGCCTAATCCTGCGTTTTTAGAGGTTGTTATCAGCCTGAAATAATATTGGTTACTCAGCGTTTTCAAATAATCCAGATGCTCGGGCTTGCTGCCATCATCAGATACCACAATTTCTCCGAACGTAATATGCTGTGTTTTGAAGGCCTTTAATAAGCGTTCTAACGATTGGCTACGATTGTAATGCGTAACTAAAAGCGTTATGGAGTGGAATTGATCGTCGGTTGCCATATTACTTTTTAACCGGTTTAGTAAACAATACCTGATAGGTGTTTTTAAGCAGTCTGTACTGCAGATACCCTGCACGCAACGCCAACGCCAACGGATTTCTGCTTTCGCGCCAACCGGCCCTGCTCATGGTGCTTGGCTCATCAGGTGAGTTTTTTTGCCAGAACATATCGTTAAAATCGTTAATAATTATACCCTTGCCTTTGTTTTGTATGAACGATATGGCCATTCCAAATTCTGTCAGATCTCCTTTTATGCCCTCAGGATATCGTCCGAATTTTTCAAAGAAACTACTTCTGCGCAAATGCGGGTGATCACTGTAAACGTAAAATTTCAAGTGGTTATTGGCCAACGGTGATATACTGAATTTCATTTCTGAAAATCCTTTGGCATAAGGCTTTATATAAGGGTATTTAAAGTAAGCGTAAAACCGGGCTATATCCAAACCGGGATCATTTTGCATAAAATCCAGTGCATCAGCAAAATGTGCGGTAAAGGTTGGTTTCGGCTCAAAATCTTCCTGCACGTATAGCGTGTAAGGCGTAGTAATCGCATCCTGTCCCTTATTAATATTGTTGCCCAGCCCGGCATTTTTCGGCGTGGTTATCAACCTAAAGTTCAGTTTATGTTGCAACGCTTTTACCCTTTCCAGGTTTTCAGGCTTGCTTCCATCGTCAGACACTACAACATCCTCAAATTCAACATTAAGCGATTTAAACGCGTTTAACAAACGCTCTAACGATCGACTTCGGTTATAATGCGTAACTAATAGTGTTACTCCTTGAAAGTAGGTATTATCCTGCGTCATGCGTGAACAAAAATCTTTTGATTGCCGTTTAAAGGATAAAATCACTATCCTTGTTTTTGCGTAATTTTACGAAAAGATGCTCAAAAAAGTTTACAATCTTGTCCGTAATAAACATTTTTTATCACTGTCGGGCAATATCATCATGTCGGGTTTGGGTTTGGTTACGTTCGCTATTATATATCGCGAACTCTCAAAAGCCGAAGCTGGTGTATGGGGTTTCTTTTTAACACTTCTTTCTTTTATTGATACCTTCCGTTCTGGATTTCTGACTACGGCATTCATAAAATTTTATGCAGGCTCAACCAAGGAGAGATCAGCTGAAGTTGCAGGCTCAGCATGGTTTATTGGCATGATCATCACCGGAATAATGGCTGGTGTATGCTTTCTGGCTCTGCCGTTTTTAAGCTTTATAAATGATGAAGGTTTGCGCATGTTTTTTAAGTGGGGCGGAATATATTTCATCATTTCGTTACCATCGTTTCTTTCAACCTGCGTTATTCAAGGCGAACAGCAGTTTGATAAGTTGTTATATGTGAGACTTTGCAATCAAGGCAGTTTCTTACTGTTCATTTTCGTTCTGATCTTTATGGGCGAAATGAAGCTTGCTAATGTTCTTTTCGCATACCTGATATCAAATCTGCTAACAAGCTTATATGCCTTTATTAAAGGATGGGCACGGATATCAGCTTTAAAAAACCGGTCAAAAGCAACAATTTCAGAGATGTATCACTTCGGAAAATATAGCGTTGGTACAGCGTTAAGCGCCAATGGTTTCCATTTTTCTGATAGTGTTATTATTAACTTTATGTTGGGTGCGCCTGCTTTAGCAGTTTACAAGCTTGGCGAAAGACTGATGCAATTGGTTGAAATACCTTTAGCGAGTTTTGCTGCTACCGGAATGCCGGAGTTATCTGCTGCATACAATCAAGGTAACCGCGAGTTGGTTATTCATACAATGAAGCGATATGCTGGTATGCTGGGTATTGTATTGATCCCAATTGTTATAATTGGATGCATATTAGCTGACGTGCCTATTTACCTGATAGGCGGCGGCAAGTATGTGGGCACCGAAGCGGCTAATGTGTTCAGGTTGTTTTTAGCTTTCGCTATCATCTTCCCTCCCGACCGGTTCTTTGCCCTAACCCTTGATGTGATCCATCAGCCTAAAATTAACTTCTATAAAGTGTTGGTTATGCTGGCTGTTAATATCATCACCGACTTCCTGGGTATTTACCTAACAGGAAGCGTTTATGGAATTGCGGTGGCCACGCTTTTCCCGATACTTACCGGTACAATTATTGGCTTTTGGGCACTTAATAAGTACAGCAAATTCAGCTATTGGAGCATCTTCAAAACCGGGTACAACGAAGTGATGACGTTTGTACGCAACCATTTCAAGAAGAGGTCGTCAAGCGTTTAGTATTTGGTAGAGTTATTGCTCTATGTGAGCCATGAAAAGGCTCGCTATTCCATTATTACTTTTGTTCGCCGCTTGCGGCCATGATAAATCGGGGAAGAATTACAATAAGCACGATACAGTATTTACTACACAGAATACGACCAAGGTTATTACTCCTGTAGTCAAAGCTACAGACCCTGTTGCCAGTATCAGACAACGTGTTGAACGAATCAACACATCCAATTTTGCTAAGAAGCACTTTGAATTTATGTGCGATGAGAAAACAAAGGTTGATTATTTGTATGAAAATAAGCAACCTGTTAAAGTATCCATTGATTACGGATGGGTTGGCGATGCTCATGCAATTGAAGACTACTATTTTGATAACGGCCAGTTGATATTTTTCTATGAGTTTGTTGAGGGTGGGCCTGCCTGTGAAGGTTGCATCAAGACCAATGAATACCGCTCCTACATAGTGGATAACAAAGTAATTAAGTACCTCAAAAACAAGACCCAAGAAAAATGCAAACGTTGCGAGTTTGGATCAGTATCAAAACCTTATAAAATGCTAACAATCAACACTGCTGAAGGAGCGAAATCGGCATTGTGTAATTAGCCGCCGCTCGCTATTCGATATCATTTCGGTTTGTTGAGAACATTTATGATATTAGCATCATAGACCTTTTCTATTCAATAGACCATTTATGATGAATTTTAAATCTCCCATCAAATACTTGTCGGGCTCATCAAGTATTTTAGCAGCTTTGTTGTTTGCCTCTACCATTAGTACATCGTCCGTTAAGGCGCAAGGCGGCTTTGGCGCGCCTGTATTTGCATCTAACGAAGTAAGTAAAGACAACATGGTAACACTCAGATTTAACGCCCCAAAAGCCAACGATGTTAAGGTGAGTACTCAAATGGCTAAAACGCCACTCCAAATGAAGAAAAACGACAAAGGCGTTTGGGAAGTTACTTTCGGTCCGGTTAAACCTGATATGTACCCCTACGCATTTGT
It encodes:
- a CDS encoding oligosaccharide flippase family protein, which codes for MLKKVYNLVRNKHFLSLSGNIIMSGLGLVTFAIIYRELSKAEAGVWGFFLTLLSFIDTFRSGFLTTAFIKFYAGSTKERSAEVAGSAWFIGMIITGIMAGVCFLALPFLSFINDEGLRMFFKWGGIYFIISLPSFLSTCVIQGEQQFDKLLYVRLCNQGSFLLFIFVLIFMGEMKLANVLFAYLISNLLTSLYAFIKGWARISALKNRSKATISEMYHFGKYSVGTALSANGFHFSDSVIINFMLGAPALAVYKLGERLMQLVEIPLASFAATGMPELSAAYNQGNRELVIHTMKRYAGMLGIVLIPIVIIGCILADVPIYLIGGGKYVGTEAANVFRLFLAFAIIFPPDRFFALTLDVIHQPKINFYKVLVMLAVNIITDFLGIYLTGSVYGIAVATLFPILTGTIIGFWALNKYSKFSYWSIFKTGYNEVMTFVRNHFKKRSSSV